A region of the Clavelina lepadiformis chromosome 9, kaClaLepa1.1, whole genome shotgun sequence genome:
ACAAACAGACAGAGTGCATTGTTATGCATCAATCGTTATATACTGTATGGCCATTTGAACCTGAACAACTGtatgaaatattttccttGTGCGTTAACTTAGAACTAACTATTTGCCAGTAAATTATTAGATTGCACACCGACTAAAAAGTTCTGTGACTGCAGCCGCACAATATACCTTTTCACACGAGTTCAATTGCGCATTTGCATACATTGATCACGTATTGTCTGCTCGCATTCTATGCAGCTTGATGGGCATAACGCTTCATTAGTCATGCGTTATGCCCACCACGTGACATGTGATGAGACTAATGCAGTGGTTGTCAACTTTTTTTGGCTTACGGCACcctgcaaacaaccaaaagatttggcggcacccacagtcaaactaaaaagtttctgcattaaatcaaaataaatttcgcAACCGTTTTCCTGGATTAGTGATTAGTGCACAACAACTTGCTGCACCCTTGCGAAACGTAAATGGCACCCCGGTTGGAAACCCAATGGACTAATTGCATTTGCAGCTCAGAAAAACTACATCAGCATCATGTTTGAGCAATGAGTACCGTATAGGATTTACTGTACAACTTCACATCCACATGAACACCTGGATTGGTTAGAGTTTTAACATAATAATCCCTCAAATGAATGCACTTCAATGCAAGGGAGTTTCGTGACTTGAATTGAAGTGCATTTGATGCATTTGTATGTAAATATGTAAATATTCGATGCGTTcgattttttacatttatgcCATATTTCGTGCATTGAATTGAATCAATTTACGGTAATTTGTGGGTTTAGATGACCTTAAACCAACTTCAAgtacaaataaatacaagcTGTCATACTTTAACCGTAAATTGCACGTCCACTTCTATTTTTGCGGTTTTTTGTTGACTTGAAAATTATAATACAGCAACCTGACCAATCAGCAATACAGCAATCTAACTGCTAGCACAAATTTAACTGATAGCTAAAATAGTCTTTTAAATATCCATCCTTCAAACTTAACCGCCTATGTCCAACAATGATCTACTAATTCGCTGTACATACTTTCAAACTAAAATTCATTTACAGTTACCGCAAAAGAAACGTCGACGTGAATGTTTACGTTTACCTTTTTGTTGTGAAGAGTCAAAACGTCATAATAGCAATATGAGGTCATAATAGCAATACAACTGAAGGACATAATTGATGCAAATGTCACACATGAGTGATTCagtaatttcaacaaaacatcTGCGCCTTGGGTTGGATTGGATTTATTCATTTGGAATAGCTGGTGTATCTAAGGGCATATATTACAAACACACATATATGATCAACAGGTCACATAAATTAGTTAGTGTTTTTGAACAACGGTGACGTATGCTCCCGCTTCGAACGCCTTCAGTCTTTGTACGCGACGTTTCCAAAATAACTGCAAAAAGCGGGTACCGGTTGTCATATTTTGATCGAATCTAACCTGGCGCGCAAAAATCAACACATTGTAATAAATTACAGCACCATGCAACAGTCGTGACGGCAATTAAACTGCAGCTTAATTGCTTTCGTAATTACACGCAATTAAATACACGCATTAAAAATCAtgcgattatgacgtaacattaAACCTGCTTCCTGTTGTCGTTGAGTCAAAAAGATAAATTCCAAGAacagttaaaattgtttgaaaaatgtcaCTTACTAAGTTAGTATGACTTAAGTCACGTCATGAGAACGTCATAGAACTATAGCGCGCGCAACGAAATTTGCATAATGCAATGTCAATGGACACTGTACGTTTAACAAACACATCAAACTATAAAAAGATCAAATTTGGAAGCACAATTAAAAGGATATATCCTGTTTTAACATCTAGTTATAACAAGTTTCACGATATTTGCTTTGCAGAATGGACCTTGTGCATGGCtggtctacactctacagtaAGAATCTAGTTTTTTGTGAGGGCACTGACACCTACGTGATAGTTCGAAGGCCAGATCTTGACTTTTTGTCTATTTTTCTAACAGAGCACAGCGCCCTCCACCATCTTTTCAGTTTGTTTTCGATTAGAGGAGAGTAGAGAATCGGGTTCAGCAAGCTATTAATCGGCAACAGCAAACCAACGGTCAGTATTTCAACGTCATCAAATAAGCGTACGTCACATACGCTTACGTAAGACATGACGCAAATCGGTATCCAGCACAAAAAATCTGTAAAGATTATTCTTGCGACCCGGGCCTGGACCTTCTTGTTTCGGGAGTGAACTTGTTCTATATTTAACGAACTCTTTGCTGTTATAACGCACACGACAATATTACCTACGACCATAAATATGAACGCCGCTAAATTTATGGTGACCACGGAAATCGAATATGCCCAGAAGTTGTCATAAGGGGAGACGAAAAGACGCGGCATACACACGCTGCTGGTGCTCCCGTAATAACCAATAACTCCGATAGGAGCGAATTCCGGGAAATTTTGCTTGAGGAAATCTTCAGACGACTTTAAGTTATCTCGGGACAGTTCAATCGTTTTGTTGGTGAGGGCGGCCAGTCGACACGCAAACTCAATGAGATAGCCACGAACGACTGTGTCCCGGTTGGAGAAAGCCGATGTTCGAGTCACAAGCTTTGGCTTGAAATAGGTGGCGGTGTTGGATGCCACCGTAATAGATAGTCCACATGCCCAGGCAGCAACGATTGCCGTCGTCCAAACGGTTCTGTTAGCTCTCCTCGCTTTGAACGGATGCAGAACGGCGTATAAACGATGAGCGGTCAAGATTGTCATGATAAAGCAGGAAGTTTGGCTGGAAATCATGCACAGACTTCCCGCCAAAGAACAGAGCACGCCCGTGCGCCACGCGTAGTCGCACTGTGAATACCTCCCGGATAATTCAATGGCTTTAGCGGAGATTATGACCAAATAAACACCCATTAAACAGTCAGAAACAGCAAGACTGAAGATGAACATGTTAGTGCATTTACTGACGCTGTTTTGATCTTTTTGACGCAGTTGAACGACCGAAAGTATGGCCACGTACAGGTTGCCGATTATAATGGAAAAGCCGGCAATTGAAAACCAGGCGAGTAACGGGATGTTAGCTATCATCTCGGTGGCTGATGAAAAAATAGTCGGTTTAAATTCATCCGATCCGTCGATGCAGTCTTGCTTGCCGTCGAGACGCGCCGTCAGTGGAATCGACACAAACCCGCCCATTCTCGTATCGCAGTAGTATCGGTCGTCACAATCGACTTCGTCGCTGTAGTCATCGCAGTTGACTAATCCGTCACAATGCTGCTTCGCGTCGATGCTGACTTTCGTACCGGCCTGGCATTCGAATCTCATCGGGCAATCGTGTTCATCAAAACCTTGAGGACAGTTTGAGTCGTTCAGATGGCGCCACGCCTCGTCCGCGAAACCGTCACAATACCGATCGCCGATGGGGTAAACGAAGCGGCACGGATCGCTGCAGAAACGCGGGGTGTTGGGGCAAGAAATGCATTCGTCACTGAAGTCGCTGCACTCGGGCCTTCCATCGCATTGCCGGGCCAGGGTATTTCCCCATTTGGTCGAGCAATAAATTTCCTTTGGGTTTCGATCTGAAGAAGATTCGCCGCCGCCAAACTGCGCAGTGGACGCATTGAACGCTCTGGCATTGTCAACAAATATGACTCGACAGTAGTCTGGCACGTGATGTGCTTTAGAAAATCTCTTGAAGCATATCTCTAAAGAAATTCTGTCGCAAAGGCATTCGTCGGAGAGATCATAGCAGTCTATCTCACCGTCGCACACCTGCGCTGACGCAATAATCAGTCGGTTGTCAAGGCAACGAAAGCAATTACGGACGCCGTGTAAGAAGCATAAGTCCGACTGGTCGTAGCACTGTGCGTGAACGTCGTAAAGATTTTGTTGCGGCAAGACGCAGCGTACGGGAGAGGTGGGAACTGGCGAGCATTTGAAGCCAAACCCACCTTCGGCCTCGTCACTGGCGTCATCACAATCGTATATCCCGTTACAGAAGTTGTAACCCAGCACCAGACTTCCGTCGCTGCATTCCATGATTTCGTTACACGACGATTTTATGCCGTTCACTTCAGGACAGAACGACGTGCAAAGAACATCGGATGTGACGTTATTGGCGTCTGCTTCTCGTGACGTGATGTTGTGACAACTGGAAGAATCGCACCATGGCGCGTGGCAAAAGTTCTGATTTTCGAGCCTATACAAGTGCACCTGGCAGGTGCCACACTGTACCTTGTCGTGGCGTTTGATGTACGTCTCGTCGCTGCCACTTTCGCAGTCGAGCTTCCCGTCGTTAATGAGTTCCCTGGAGATGCAGCCCTCTTCCGCATCGCAAGTCGGGAAGTTGGAACGAAAGCAGAAACAAGCAACTTTGTCGTCTGGACAAGTACAATTTTGCTCGTCCGAGTAATCGCCGCAGAAAGGTTGAGCATCGCATCTCGCTAAAACAAGAACAAAGCGGTTTAAACTCGTTTTTTGAGCGCTGGTCAAGGATAACTTGGAACGAAATTACTTGACTTGGGAAAACAGATCGGAGAATGACGGCAAGTGTTGTTGCCTCGTTGATTGCAGTC
Encoded here:
- the LOC143470671 gene encoding uncharacterized protein LOC143470671 yields the protein MKQIGFLFLVGLFSASCGQMWSRQWCHYHYQRCGPTQFNCACEFADELFTYESECVPWLWVCDGETDCSNGEDEKDCFCGADQFQCSLCDRGDRDCREVFQCIERSDVCDGSESCVTARDEYGGFCDADAGFRCDTGRYIMSAHRCNGQVDCRDGSDEFACSETSCQEKLMKCDCNKNGNYSCSQEGKSCYHEGEVCDGMAQCSDGTDEQFCPMLCPTYLPLPCECNRQGNYSCTGAGPICYSPDDICDGAMTCQDGTDERDCANPCPGNNNLPCDCNQRGNNTCRHSPICFPKSTRCDAQPFCGDYSDEQNCTCPDDKVACFCFRSNFPTCDAEEGCISRELINDGKLDCESGSDETYIKRHDKVQCGTCQVHLYRLENQNFCHAPWCDSSSCHNITSREADANNVTSDVLCTSFCPEVNGIKSSCNEIMECSDGSLVLGYNFCNGIYDCDDASDEAEGGFGFKCSPVPTSPVRCVLPQQNLYDVHAQCYDQSDLCFLHGVRNCFRCLDNRLIIASAQVCDGEIDCYDLSDECLCDRISLEICFKRFSKAHHVPDYCRVIFVDNARAFNASTAQFGGGESSSDRNPKEIYCSTKWGNTLARQCDGRPECSDFSDECISCPNTPRFCSDPCRFVYPIGDRYCDGFADEAWRHLNDSNCPQGFDEHDCPMRFECQAGTKVSIDAKQHCDGLVNCDDYSDEVDCDDRYYCDTRMGGFVSIPLTARLDGKQDCIDGSDEFKPTIFSSATEMIANIPLLAWFSIAGFSIIIGNLYVAILSVVQLRQKDQNSVSKCTNMFIFSLAVSDCLMGVYLVIISAKAIELSGRYSQCDYAWRTGVLCSLAGSLCMISSQTSCFIMTILTAHRLYAVLHPFKARRANRTVWTTAIVAAWACGLSITVASNTATYFKPKLVTRTSAFSNRDTVVRGYLIEFACRLAALTNKTIELSRDNLKSSEDFLKQNFPEFAPIGVIGYYGSTSSVCMPRLFVSPYDNFWAYSISVVTINLAAFIFMVVGNIVVCVITAKSSLNIEQVHSRNKKVQARVARIIFTDFLCWIPICVMSYVSVCDVRLFDDVEILTVGLLLPINSLLNPILYSPLIENKLKRWWRALCSVRKIDKKSRSGLRTIT